A genomic window from Magnetococcales bacterium includes:
- a CDS encoding 3-keto-5-aminohexanoate cleavage protein has protein sequence MISSSPAIINLAPTGMVASRSDNEHLPVTPEEIAQDGCACIAAGASMIHLHARDAKGHATADPQIFADIIGRIRQQHPDVILIVTTSGRFWQDYERRSAVLALDGKAKPDMASLTMGSVNFSGQAGINDPDMIQRLAITMRDRDIKPEMEIFDLGMINYSKYLIKKGIIKKPYYFNIIMGNVSSAQATLLHVATLVNDLPEDSIWCLAGIGRAQLSMNVLGLTAGYGVRVGLEDNLWTDSERKIPASNVAMVKRIAALANLLNRPPALPEATRSLLGLPCK, from the coding sequence ATGATTTCTTCTTCACCTGCCATCATCAACCTGGCACCCACCGGCATGGTGGCGAGCCGGAGTGATAACGAACATCTTCCTGTAACCCCTGAAGAGATCGCACAGGATGGATGTGCCTGCATCGCGGCTGGCGCATCCATGATCCACCTGCATGCACGCGATGCCAAAGGACATGCAACAGCCGATCCGCAAATTTTTGCCGATATCATTGGTCGAATTCGCCAGCAACACCCGGATGTCATTCTCATCGTCACCACCAGTGGCCGATTCTGGCAGGACTACGAAAGACGTTCGGCAGTTCTGGCGCTGGATGGAAAAGCAAAACCAGATATGGCCAGTCTGACCATGGGGTCGGTCAATTTTTCTGGCCAGGCCGGAATCAATGATCCGGATATGATTCAACGTCTGGCAATCACGATGCGGGATCGTGACATCAAACCGGAAATGGAAATTTTCGACCTGGGCATGATCAATTATTCAAAATATTTAATTAAAAAAGGCATCATAAAAAAACCCTATTATTTCAACATCATCATGGGCAATGTGTCCTCCGCCCAGGCCACCCTGTTGCATGTGGCCACCCTGGTGAACGACCTGCCGGAAGATTCCATCTGGTGTCTGGCAGGAATTGGTCGTGCCCAGTTGTCCATGAACGTCCTGGGTCTGACTGCGGGATATGGGGTAAGAGTGGGGTTGGAAGACAATTTGTGGACGGATTCCGAACGCAAAATACCCGCATCCAATGTCGCCATGGTCAAGCGGATCGCGGCACTGGCCAATCTGCTGAATCGTCCTCCCGCACTTCCGGAGGCAACCCGTTCTTTATTGGGATTGCCCTGCAAGTAA